A genomic segment from Chitinophaga niabensis encodes:
- a CDS encoding arabinose isomerase — protein sequence MNIGLFGIGLEEYWNQFSGLQERLTNNLLYIQQRLEKTHPRVLNLGLVDNTDKAFEAGTRLRTGDVDLIFIYVSTYALSSTVMTVLRNHRAPVVLLNLSPGNAINYDAFNKMNDTTQMTGEWLAYCSACPVPELANVFKRTGVRFHQVTGVLQNDACWEEIGDWVEAAKVAHTMNYNRLGCMGHYYSGMMDIYSDLTLQYKYFGGHMELLEVDELSALRREVTHKQAEERIKEFYREFDIQPNCDTEEIRKAAVTSVALDVLTTRYKLGSMAYYYKGTGIPENKETIATIIVGNSLLTSKGIPVAGEYEIKNAQAMKIMDSFGCGGSFSEYYAVDYNDDVVLLGHDGPAHIRIAEGKIKVKPLGVYHGKVGNGLSVEMSVKHGPVTLLSIVENDRNELFFLVAEAESVAGPILEIGNTNSRYRFSCGAKEFINRWNSHGPAHHCAIGTGHMYHKLEKLAHLLNMNIVKVC from the coding sequence ATGAACATAGGACTGTTTGGCATAGGGCTGGAAGAATACTGGAACCAGTTCAGCGGATTACAGGAACGCCTGACCAATAACCTGCTCTATATCCAGCAAAGACTGGAGAAAACCCATCCACGTGTATTGAACCTCGGCCTTGTAGATAACACAGATAAAGCCTTTGAAGCCGGCACCAGGTTACGCACGGGAGATGTTGACCTCATCTTCATTTACGTGTCCACCTATGCCCTCTCTTCCACTGTGATGACGGTGCTCAGGAACCACCGCGCGCCGGTAGTACTTTTAAATCTCTCTCCCGGTAATGCCATCAATTATGATGCATTCAATAAAATGAACGACACCACGCAGATGACCGGTGAATGGCTGGCCTATTGCTCTGCCTGCCCCGTTCCGGAACTCGCCAATGTATTCAAAAGAACAGGTGTACGTTTTCACCAGGTCACCGGCGTACTGCAAAACGATGCGTGCTGGGAAGAGATCGGAGACTGGGTGGAAGCCGCAAAAGTAGCACATACCATGAACTACAACCGCCTTGGCTGCATGGGCCATTATTACAGCGGCATGATGGATATCTACAGTGATCTCACCCTCCAGTACAAATATTTCGGCGGGCATATGGAACTGCTGGAAGTAGATGAACTCTCTGCTCTCCGCAGAGAAGTGACCCATAAACAGGCAGAAGAAAGGATAAAGGAATTCTACCGGGAATTTGATATACAACCCAACTGCGACACGGAAGAGATCAGGAAAGCAGCCGTTACCAGCGTGGCGCTGGATGTATTAACCACCCGGTATAAACTGGGTTCAATGGCCTACTACTATAAAGGCACAGGTATCCCTGAAAACAAAGAGACCATTGCCACTATTATTGTGGGTAATTCCCTCTTAACTTCCAAAGGTATTCCTGTTGCAGGTGAGTATGAGATAAAGAATGCCCAGGCCATGAAGATCATGGACAGCTTTGGCTGCGGCGGATCCTTCTCTGAATATTATGCCGTAGATTATAATGATGATGTAGTACTGCTGGGGCATGATGGCCCTGCGCATATCAGGATCGCAGAAGGAAAGATCAAAGTGAAACCTTTAGGCGTGTATCATGGCAAGGTAGGCAACGGGCTTTCTGTTGAGATGTCTGTTAAACACGGCCCTGTTACTTTACTTTCTATCGTGGAAAACGATCGTAATGAATTATTTTTCCTGGTGGCAGAAGCGGAATCTGTAGCAGGGCCTATCCTGGAAATAGGCAATACCAATAGCCGTTACCGTTTCTCCTGCGGCGCGAAGGAATTCATTAACCGCTGGAACAGCCATGGCCCCGCGCATCACTGTGCAATAGGAACAGGGCATATGTATCATAAACTGGAAAAACTGGCGCATCTCCTGAACATGAACATTGTAAAGGTCTGCTAG
- a CDS encoding outer membrane beta-barrel family protein — translation MKKLYAVFIALMVMQLNVAAQAPQNSGRPGAGTGAGQRPGGAGGPGGPGGGAMPQIGQIYGKLVDAQTKQAVEYASVALLRAKDSSVVTGMLSKGNGDFNLENLPFGAFLVRINFMGYKTIFKRVTVTPQTMSQDLGNIKLEANAKSLEEVNVTGQRSAFQMSIDKKVFNVDRNLTSVGGTAADVLKSVPSVNVDIDGNVKVRNSSPNIFVDGKPSTLSIDQIPADAIESVELITNPSAKYDAEGMSGIINIVLKKNKKAGYNGMVMAGIGNNDKYNLGGNVNVRQGKWNVSANYNFNANRNWGNGTTDRTNFAVAGSPDQNYINQNSDSRQGGQFQFGRFGLDYFLDNRNTLSLSQNIVGGSFKNRETLASVYSDANKAITNRNNRYTDSKFGFNNYTTTLGFKHLFAEPNRELTADVSLNLSNNNRSGGFITQPLNLSGDPVGNRFAQSNNSDGKTNFYSFQADYVDPVGKTGKFETGIKGTMRYYSSVYDVFDATNGNPVRIDSISNDYKYDEQIYAAYANYSNTIQNFGYQVGLRAEQYVYAGEIPSKSLKYKPTKPVPGLFPSVYLSYKLKKEQEVQLNYSRRVNRPNFFQLIPYRDFTDPLNHREGNPDLKPEYTNSLEFSYMKTWKKHNFLGSLYYRNTNNLISTINEPITPGNDTLLTTFVNANKNFSYGAELTMKNEIITGWSITTNVNLYQTELQVKNAKENYTNRGFSWLAKINSETKLPANFTFQVTANYQAPTITVPSGGGGGGRGGGGGGGGFMMIPTSAQGMIKGLSAVDLAVRKDFLKNKAASLTLSLSDVFNTRQFEMDQESPYFSQNFIRKRESRILKLNFSYRFGKFDATLFKRKNNKSSADGMQMDTGGGF, via the coding sequence ATGAAAAAATTATACGCAGTGTTCATTGCATTGATGGTAATGCAATTGAACGTGGCTGCCCAGGCCCCACAAAATAGCGGAAGACCAGGTGCAGGTACAGGAGCGGGCCAACGCCCGGGTGGTGCAGGTGGTCCCGGAGGCCCGGGAGGTGGAGCAATGCCGCAGATAGGCCAGATCTATGGCAAACTTGTAGACGCTCAGACCAAACAAGCTGTTGAATACGCATCCGTTGCACTCCTTCGTGCAAAAGATTCCAGTGTGGTAACAGGTATGCTCAGTAAAGGAAACGGTGATTTTAACCTGGAAAATCTGCCCTTCGGCGCTTTCCTGGTCCGCATCAACTTTATGGGTTATAAAACCATATTCAAAAGGGTAACCGTTACGCCGCAAACCATGTCCCAGGACCTGGGTAATATCAAACTGGAAGCCAATGCCAAATCGTTGGAGGAAGTGAATGTTACCGGCCAGCGCAGCGCTTTCCAGATGAGCATTGATAAAAAGGTGTTCAATGTGGACCGTAACCTTACCAGCGTAGGCGGTACTGCCGCAGATGTGCTGAAAAGTGTGCCTTCCGTGAATGTGGACATTGATGGTAACGTGAAAGTGCGCAACTCCTCCCCTAATATCTTTGTGGATGGAAAGCCCAGCACGCTCTCCATTGACCAGATCCCTGCAGATGCTATCGAAAGCGTAGAACTTATTACCAATCCTTCCGCCAAATACGATGCCGAGGGCATGAGCGGCATCATTAACATTGTACTGAAAAAGAACAAGAAAGCCGGCTATAACGGTATGGTGATGGCCGGAATTGGCAACAACGACAAATACAACCTGGGTGGTAACGTGAACGTGCGCCAGGGTAAATGGAACGTGTCTGCCAATTACAACTTTAACGCTAACAGGAACTGGGGCAACGGAACCACAGACCGTACCAATTTTGCTGTGGCCGGTTCCCCGGATCAGAATTACATTAACCAGAACAGCGACAGCCGCCAGGGCGGGCAATTCCAGTTCGGCCGCTTTGGCCTGGATTATTTCCTGGATAACCGCAACACCCTCTCCCTGTCCCAAAACATCGTAGGTGGTAGTTTCAAGAACAGGGAAACACTGGCCAGTGTATACAGTGATGCAAACAAAGCCATCACCAACCGCAACAACCGTTATACGGACAGTAAGTTCGGTTTCAACAACTACACAACCACACTGGGTTTCAAACACCTCTTTGCAGAACCTAACAGGGAACTCACTGCAGATGTGTCCCTGAACCTCAGCAACAATAACCGCAGCGGCGGATTCATCACACAACCACTCAACCTGAGTGGCGACCCCGTTGGTAATCGTTTTGCACAAAGCAACAACAGCGATGGCAAAACTAATTTCTATTCCTTCCAGGCAGATTACGTAGACCCTGTTGGCAAAACCGGCAAATTTGAAACCGGTATCAAGGGAACCATGCGTTACTACAGCAGCGTGTACGATGTGTTCGATGCCACCAATGGCAACCCGGTAAGGATAGACAGTATTTCCAACGATTATAAATACGATGAGCAGATCTATGCTGCTTATGCGAACTATTCAAACACCATTCAGAACTTTGGCTACCAGGTAGGTTTACGTGCAGAGCAATATGTATATGCAGGAGAAATACCCAGTAAATCACTGAAGTATAAACCTACCAAACCAGTGCCGGGCCTGTTCCCCAGCGTATACTTATCGTACAAACTGAAAAAGGAACAGGAAGTACAGCTGAACTATTCCCGCCGCGTGAACCGTCCAAACTTCTTCCAGTTAATACCTTACCGCGATTTCACAGATCCGCTGAACCACCGGGAAGGTAATCCTGATCTGAAACCGGAGTATACGAACAGTCTTGAATTCTCTTATATGAAAACATGGAAGAAGCACAACTTCCTGGGTTCATTATACTATCGCAATACCAACAACCTGATCAGCACCATCAACGAACCCATTACACCGGGCAATGATACTTTGCTGACCACCTTCGTGAATGCGAACAAGAACTTCTCTTACGGTGCAGAGCTGACTATGAAGAATGAGATCATCACCGGCTGGTCCATCACCACCAATGTGAACCTCTATCAAACAGAGCTGCAGGTGAAGAACGCGAAAGAAAATTATACTAACCGCGGGTTCAGCTGGCTCGCAAAGATCAACTCTGAAACCAAGTTACCGGCTAACTTTACCTTCCAGGTAACGGCCAACTACCAGGCACCTACCATTACTGTTCCTTCAGGCGGCGGAGGCGGCGGTCGTGGTGGCGGAGGCGGCGGTGGCGGCTTCATGATGATCCCCACTTCTGCACAGGGTATGATCAAAGGATTAAGTGCGGTAGACCTTGCAGTACGGAAAGACTTCCTGAAGAACAAAGCAGCAAGCCTTACCCTCAGCCTGAGCGATGTATTCAATACCCGCCAGTTTGAGATGGACCAGGAATCGCCTTACTTCTCTCAGAACTTTATCCGTAAACGGGAATCACGCATCCTGAAACTGAACTTCAGTTACCGCTTCGGGAAGTTTGACGCTACTTTATTCAAACGAAAGAATAATAAGTCCAGCGCCGATGGTATGCAAATGGATACCGGCGGAGGCTTCTAA
- a CDS encoding MG2 domain-containing protein, whose product MQRKSLHKLRYLLMSCVLATGIWGAFGFTPPDDWATRIQRALANFTGNYPQEKVYLQLDKDYYASGETVWFSGFVTLNDLPATGARNLYAELRDQKGAIVQKELVLVYDGAASGEFTLPENMKPGLYQVRAYTAWMLNFDSTFLFYKNIQVFDPKTGKSGEETASKDYAVQFFPEGGDLVNEVSSVVAFKAIDQNGYPIKVAGAVRDANDKQVAVITTVHDGMGTFELKPEAGKTYKAVVQSASGQQKTFPLPVAKTSGIALKVYNRGSRIFYLTGFNGIDSTANNLLLVATMQNQLIYKAELNIDEGKVSGLIPTNNLPPGILQLTIFDNQGRPLSERLVYVNQKQDLLEFFLDPQELNKGPRQRTELVLQIPDSMRGHLSVAVTDADQVARDENANNIVTHTFLTSDIHGYVHNPYWYFQNDSTMQTLDLVMLTNGWRRYNWQQILQDKFPKITYPYEQGINITGTAYTSGRAPVTDGSVNFLIKIPVDSSSAFASAPVNSKGQFALSNLMYRDTAQIYFQGNMTNKKWKDVDVQFDRHFFDNFAPVKTPIPLLPPPPMDNKVLKNYLATVLEGNSVIRSMTNRTIFLKEVNINAKKPTPEETTEKRYASGMFAGGDGYTFDLTNENPTSFNVFQYLQARVPGLQIGGDMNNPSLSWRGGAPGVFLDQMPVDINTVANIPMSDVALIKVFRPPFMGGFGGGNGAIAIWTRRGGDSRPDPNAKGLELVKKGGYKIIKEFYSPDYSVKKAVHQLADKRLTLYWNAGLPYDTTNHTARIIFYNNDFTKNFHVVVEAMDQYGRVGRVVKDF is encoded by the coding sequence ATGCAACGCAAATCCCTGCACAAACTTCGTTACCTATTGATGTCCTGTGTATTAGCTACAGGAATCTGGGGCGCGTTCGGCTTTACACCACCAGACGACTGGGCCACAAGGATTCAAAGGGCTTTAGCCAACTTCACAGGCAATTATCCGCAAGAGAAAGTTTACCTGCAGTTAGATAAAGACTACTATGCTTCCGGCGAAACCGTATGGTTCTCCGGATTCGTTACCCTTAACGATCTTCCTGCCACCGGCGCCCGCAACCTTTATGCGGAACTGCGTGACCAGAAAGGCGCTATTGTGCAGAAAGAACTGGTGCTTGTATATGATGGCGCAGCCTCGGGAGAATTCACTTTACCGGAGAACATGAAACCAGGCCTCTACCAGGTAAGGGCCTACACCGCATGGATGCTGAACTTTGATTCTACTTTCCTTTTCTATAAGAACATCCAGGTATTTGATCCTAAAACGGGTAAATCAGGCGAGGAAACTGCCAGTAAAGATTATGCCGTACAATTCTTCCCGGAAGGCGGAGACCTCGTGAATGAGGTAAGCAGCGTGGTGGCATTCAAAGCCATTGATCAGAACGGTTATCCTATTAAAGTAGCCGGTGCCGTAAGGGATGCTAATGATAAACAGGTGGCCGTGATCACTACCGTGCACGACGGGATGGGCACTTTTGAACTGAAACCGGAAGCCGGCAAAACCTATAAAGCCGTGGTACAGTCTGCCAGCGGGCAACAGAAAACATTCCCGCTGCCGGTAGCCAAAACATCCGGTATTGCACTCAAAGTATATAACCGTGGTTCCCGCATCTTCTACCTCACCGGTTTCAATGGAATAGACAGCACCGCGAACAACCTTTTACTGGTAGCTACCATGCAGAACCAACTGATCTATAAAGCAGAGCTGAATATAGACGAAGGAAAAGTGAGCGGGCTTATCCCCACCAACAACCTGCCTCCCGGCATTTTACAACTCACCATATTCGATAACCAGGGCCGCCCGCTTTCGGAACGCCTCGTGTATGTAAATCAGAAACAGGACCTGCTGGAATTCTTCCTTGATCCGCAGGAATTAAATAAAGGTCCCCGCCAGCGTACAGAACTGGTGCTGCAGATCCCTGATTCCATGCGTGGTCACCTGAGCGTAGCTGTTACGGATGCAGACCAGGTGGCAAGGGATGAAAATGCCAATAACATCGTTACACATACCTTCCTGACTTCTGATATCCATGGATATGTACACAATCCCTACTGGTATTTTCAGAACGACAGCACCATGCAAACACTGGACCTTGTGATGCTCACCAACGGATGGAGACGTTATAACTGGCAGCAGATCCTGCAGGACAAGTTCCCGAAGATCACTTATCCTTATGAACAGGGTATCAATATCACCGGTACTGCTTACACCTCCGGCAGAGCGCCTGTAACAGATGGCAGCGTGAACTTCCTTATCAAAATTCCGGTGGACAGTTCTTCCGCATTTGCTTCCGCGCCTGTGAACAGCAAAGGCCAGTTCGCCCTCAGTAATTTAATGTACAGGGATACTGCCCAGATCTATTTCCAGGGCAATATGACGAATAAAAAATGGAAGGATGTAGATGTGCAGTTTGACCGCCACTTCTTCGACAACTTTGCGCCGGTAAAAACACCAATCCCTTTGTTACCCCCACCACCAATGGATAACAAGGTATTGAAGAACTACCTGGCTACCGTACTGGAAGGTAATAGTGTGATCAGGAGCATGACCAACCGCACCATCTTCCTGAAGGAAGTGAACATCAACGCAAAGAAACCCACACCGGAAGAAACAACAGAGAAACGTTATGCCAGCGGTATGTTCGCCGGCGGCGATGGTTATACCTTCGATCTCACGAACGAAAATCCTACTTCCTTTAACGTATTCCAATACCTGCAGGCAAGGGTACCGGGCTTACAGATCGGCGGAGACATGAATAATCCTTCTCTCTCCTGGCGGGGCGGTGCTCCCGGCGTGTTCCTGGACCAGATGCCGGTAGACATTAATACAGTAGCCAATATCCCCATGTCAGACGTAGCACTCATTAAAGTGTTCCGCCCTCCGTTCATGGGTGGCTTCGGCGGCGGCAATGGTGCTATTGCCATCTGGACGCGCAGAGGAGGAGACAGCAGACCGGACCCTAATGCGAAAGGACTGGAGCTGGTGAAGAAAGGCGGCTACAAGATCATTAAAGAATTCTATAGCCCTGATTACTCCGTGAAAAAAGCAGTACATCAGCTGGCAGATAAACGCCTCACATTGTATTGGAATGCCGGCCTGCCATATGATACAACTAATCATACTGCCAGGATCATCTTCTACAACAATGATTTCACCAAGAATTTCCATGTGGTGGTAGAAGCGATGGACCAGTACGGAAGAGTGGGCAGAGTAGTGAAAGACTTTTAA
- a CDS encoding BaiN/RdsA family NAD(P)/FAD-dependent oxidoreductase, which translates to MNRLVVIGGGAAGFFCAVNAARLHPGLEVVLLEKTGKLLSKVKVSGGGRCNVTHALSSISDMVKRYPRGTQFLKKSFMHFFVPDTIRWFEERGVSLKTEEDGRMFPVTDNSQSIIDCLLREADRYQVQVKMHADVVRMAKRADGWTIHLQDGQELTAQYVCIAAGGYAQAEKFSWLQALGHTIEAPAPSLFTFNMPQNPVTALMGVSVPVAQVKIAGTKLQESGPLLITHWGMSGPVILRLSAWGARLLQAQEYTFTLLVNWLPDYHESSLRDAWPQWRLDMGGQMIYAKNPFGLPQRLWHFLLQQCGIHEEVRWSELPGKEQNKLIRHLTGMEFPVKGKTTFKEEFVTCGGIRLSEIEPDTMQSRVVPGLFFAGEVMDVDGITGGFNFQHAWTSGFVAANLGTLKKS; encoded by the coding sequence ATGAACAGGCTGGTGGTGATAGGCGGTGGAGCTGCCGGCTTTTTTTGCGCGGTAAACGCGGCAAGGCTGCATCCGGGGCTGGAAGTGGTGTTGCTGGAAAAAACGGGCAAACTGCTGTCTAAGGTAAAAGTTTCCGGTGGCGGCCGCTGTAATGTAACCCATGCACTCAGCAGCATTTCCGATATGGTGAAACGTTATCCCCGTGGAACGCAGTTCCTGAAAAAGTCTTTTATGCATTTTTTTGTACCCGATACTATCCGCTGGTTTGAAGAAAGGGGCGTGAGCCTGAAAACAGAAGAAGATGGCAGGATGTTTCCCGTAACAGATAATTCCCAGTCCATTATTGACTGTTTGCTGCGAGAAGCAGACCGTTACCAGGTGCAGGTGAAAATGCATGCGGATGTGGTGCGCATGGCTAAACGCGCAGATGGGTGGACGATACATTTGCAGGACGGGCAGGAGCTAACCGCACAATATGTTTGCATCGCTGCCGGCGGATATGCGCAGGCAGAGAAATTCAGCTGGCTGCAAGCCCTCGGGCATACGATAGAAGCGCCGGCGCCTTCTTTATTCACTTTCAATATGCCGCAAAACCCTGTTACCGCATTGATGGGTGTATCTGTACCGGTGGCGCAGGTGAAGATAGCGGGCACCAAATTGCAGGAGTCCGGGCCATTGCTGATCACACACTGGGGTATGAGCGGACCGGTGATACTGCGGCTTTCCGCATGGGGGGCGCGTTTGCTGCAGGCGCAGGAATATACATTTACTTTACTGGTGAACTGGCTGCCGGACTATCATGAAAGCTCCCTGCGCGATGCCTGGCCGCAATGGCGGCTGGATATGGGCGGGCAGATGATCTATGCAAAAAATCCCTTCGGGTTGCCGCAAAGGTTGTGGCATTTTCTCTTGCAACAGTGTGGCATACACGAAGAAGTCCGCTGGTCTGAATTACCCGGGAAAGAACAGAATAAACTGATCCGTCATTTAACAGGTATGGAATTTCCGGTGAAAGGAAAAACTACTTTCAAAGAGGAGTTTGTGACCTGCGGAGGGATCCGCTTAAGTGAAATAGAGCCTGATACGATGCAGAGCAGGGTGGTACCGGGCCTCTTCTTTGCAGGTGAGGTGATGGATGTGGATGGGATCACCGGTGGGTTTAATTTTCAGCATGCATGGACGAGCGGTTTTGTGGCCGCTAACCTGGGTACCCTTAAAAAAAGCTGA
- a CDS encoding peptidase associated/transthyretin-like domain-containing protein, which produces MKRASFILLITFSLFYAPGLYAQQPLSKTVSFRVTNKPVDTVLAIISRQGACSFSFAGSPFRGDSLVTFHIANKPVKQVLDLLFSGRIQYVESGDNIILQRAEQVRERNYVISGYVRDKENGQVVPNASIYDHTNLYSTFTNNEGFFHLRLKDKGRQPSVQLTVSKEFYTDTALYVLPGFDREVSLAISPARTVVLKEFIVSDQVEKTWLGRRLLSEGLRRQTQNISKFFADKPVQTSLVPAIGSHGKMAGQVVNKFSLNFVGGYSAGLNGVEVAGGFNIDKKDVQYVQVAGIFNMVGGKMTGAQATGGYNHVMQSVEGAQAAGIANVAKGKMKGAQATGGLNLVGDSAKGAQAAGLSNLVKGNLEGVQAAGGLNQVRGNVTGAQAAGISNFNQGNTTGASITGALNHTGGNMVGLQLAGIVNSTSKDVMGIQLSGAGNISGGTMAGMQFSSLFNYSHRLKGIQFALVNIADTSSGLSFGLLNIIRKGGYYKLSVSANDLMPLNLSFKSGRKQFYTLFTGGMDNDLYNVGFGIGRSFSIGKKWAITTDLLQLNVFDKDWKSLGQVYRFQPLLNFSFTRWLSVHAGPALSVSEYSSGVNKFSERRLSQLLGWQAGISFF; this is translated from the coding sequence TTGAAACGTGCCAGCTTTATACTCCTTATAACTTTTAGCTTATTCTATGCCCCCGGTTTGTATGCCCAGCAACCGCTCAGCAAAACAGTGTCTTTCCGCGTAACAAATAAACCCGTAGATACCGTGCTGGCCATTATCAGCAGGCAGGGCGCCTGTTCTTTTTCCTTTGCGGGCAGCCCCTTCCGGGGAGACAGCCTGGTTACTTTCCACATTGCCAACAAACCCGTTAAACAGGTGCTGGACCTCCTGTTCAGCGGCCGCATTCAATACGTGGAAAGCGGGGATAACATCATCCTTCAGCGTGCAGAACAGGTGCGGGAGAGGAACTATGTGATTAGCGGATATGTGCGGGACAAGGAGAACGGGCAGGTAGTGCCCAATGCCAGTATTTACGATCACACCAACCTGTATTCCACCTTCACCAATAATGAAGGTTTTTTCCATCTCCGGCTGAAGGACAAAGGCAGGCAACCCTCTGTGCAGCTTACCGTCAGCAAAGAATTTTATACGGATACGGCGCTGTATGTACTACCGGGTTTTGACCGGGAGGTATCCCTGGCTATTTCCCCCGCCAGAACGGTTGTACTGAAGGAATTCATTGTTTCTGACCAGGTGGAGAAAACCTGGCTGGGCAGGCGCCTGCTGTCTGAAGGTTTAAGGAGGCAAACACAGAATATCTCTAAGTTCTTTGCAGATAAACCGGTGCAGACCTCCCTGGTGCCTGCTATTGGCTCCCACGGCAAAATGGCCGGGCAGGTGGTAAATAAGTTTTCCCTCAACTTCGTTGGTGGTTACTCCGCAGGCCTGAATGGCGTGGAAGTTGCCGGCGGTTTCAATATCGATAAAAAGGATGTACAATACGTACAGGTAGCCGGCATCTTTAATATGGTGGGCGGTAAAATGACCGGAGCCCAGGCCACCGGCGGCTATAACCATGTGATGCAATCCGTGGAAGGCGCGCAGGCAGCCGGTATTGCCAATGTAGCCAAAGGAAAGATGAAAGGCGCACAGGCCACGGGTGGCCTGAACCTGGTAGGCGACAGTGCCAAAGGAGCACAGGCGGCCGGCCTTAGCAACCTGGTGAAAGGAAACCTCGAAGGCGTACAGGCGGCAGGCGGCCTGAACCAGGTACGCGGTAATGTAACCGGTGCCCAGGCAGCCGGTATCAGTAATTTCAACCAGGGGAATACAACAGGCGCCAGTATTACTGGTGCGCTGAACCATACCGGCGGCAATATGGTGGGTTTACAGCTGGCAGGGATCGTGAATTCAACCTCGAAAGACGTGATGGGCATACAATTATCCGGCGCAGGTAATATCAGCGGCGGAACCATGGCCGGCATGCAATTCAGCTCCCTCTTTAATTACAGCCACCGCCTGAAGGGCATTCAGTTTGCCCTGGTAAACATAGCCGATACCTCTTCCGGCCTTAGCTTTGGTTTGTTGAACATCATCCGTAAAGGCGGATATTATAAACTCTCTGTTTCAGCGAATGACCTGATGCCGCTGAACCTCTCTTTCAAAAGCGGGCGTAAACAATTCTATACCCTGTTCACCGGCGGTATGGATAACGATCTGTACAATGTGGGCTTTGGTATCGGCAGGTCCTTCAGCATCGGAAAGAAATGGGCTATAACCACAGACCTCCTGCAGCTGAATGTTTTTGATAAAGACTGGAAGAGCCTTGGGCAGGTATACAGATTTCAGCCACTGCTGAATTTCAGCTTTACAAGGTGGTTATCTGTACATGCAGGGCCTGCTCTTTCTGTTTCAGAATATTCCAGCGGGGTTAACAAGTTCTCAGAACGCCGCCTCAGTCAATTGTTAGGCTGGCAGGCTGGCATCAGCTTTTTTTAA
- a CDS encoding deoxynucleoside kinase codes for MQYRFITIEGNIGAGKTTLALKLAEHLQAKLILEEFADNPFLPKFYAEPEQYAFPLELFFMAERYKQLKEMLGTRDLFSTHTVSDYLFIKSLLFAKMNLKEDEFSLYQKLFDIINPQLAQPDLLIYLHAPVSKLQQNIKKRNRSYEQQIPDSYLANVQDMYSQFIRQHPVRTLLIDTTKMDFLHRPEDFQTLLAALETDYPLGITYL; via the coding sequence ATGCAATACCGCTTCATCACCATAGAAGGTAATATCGGCGCCGGAAAAACAACCCTCGCTCTTAAGCTGGCAGAACACCTGCAGGCGAAACTGATCCTGGAAGAGTTTGCAGACAATCCTTTCCTGCCCAAATTCTACGCGGAACCGGAGCAATATGCCTTTCCGCTGGAGCTTTTCTTTATGGCAGAACGGTACAAACAGCTGAAGGAAATGCTCGGCACCAGGGACCTCTTTTCCACCCACACCGTGAGTGATTACCTTTTCATCAAAAGCCTGCTGTTTGCTAAAATGAACTTAAAGGAAGATGAATTCTCCCTTTACCAGAAGTTGTTCGACATCATCAATCCACAGCTGGCGCAGCCGGACCTCCTGATCTACCTCCATGCCCCTGTCAGCAAACTACAGCAGAACATCAAAAAGCGGAACCGCTCTTACGAACAGCAGATCCCGGATAGTTACCTGGCCAATGTACAGGATATGTACAGCCAGTTCATCCGCCAGCACCCGGTACGCACCCTGCTGATAGATACTACCAAAATGGATTTCCTGCACAGGCCGGAAGATTTCCAGACCCTGCTTGCCGCACTGGAAACAGATTACCCCCTGGGGATCACTTACCTGTAA
- the folK gene encoding 2-amino-4-hydroxy-6-hydroxymethyldihydropteridine diphosphokinase — translation MNTAILLIGGNMGDRPKFLQQAASLIAARAGRVLRESTMYETAPWGDVQQPDYLNQALVVETTMEAPVLLEVLLEIEKEIGRVRRQKWGSRVIDIDLIFFNNEVITLPQLKVPHPQMQNRRFVLAPLQEIVPQWVHPILQLTVDQLLEACPDPLPAHKFIAAAH, via the coding sequence ATGAATACAGCAATATTACTTATAGGTGGCAATATGGGAGACCGCCCAAAATTCCTTCAGCAGGCAGCATCATTGATCGCAGCAAGGGCGGGGCGTGTACTCCGGGAATCCACCATGTATGAAACTGCTCCCTGGGGCGATGTGCAGCAGCCGGACTACCTGAACCAGGCCCTGGTAGTGGAAACAACCATGGAGGCCCCCGTTCTCCTGGAAGTGCTGCTGGAGATAGAAAAGGAAATTGGCCGGGTGCGCCGCCAGAAATGGGGCTCCCGCGTGATAGATATTGATCTGATCTTCTTTAACAACGAAGTGATCACCCTTCCCCAGCTCAAAGTGCCACATCCGCAGATGCAGAACCGGCGGTTTGTACTGGCTCCCCTGCAGGAGATCGTCCCGCAATGGGTACACCCTATCCTGCAACTCACGGTGGACCAGTTGCTGGAAGCTTGTCCTGACCCTTTACCCGCCCATAAGTTCATTGCTGCGGCCCATTAA